The following are encoded in a window of Callithrix jacchus isolate 240 chromosome 9, calJac240_pri, whole genome shotgun sequence genomic DNA:
- the DDX51 gene encoding ATP-dependent RNA helicase DDX51 isoform X2 → MALFYVARYPGPETAADAGAEGAEVGAQGRARTLLERLQSRARERQQQREPAPTEAAAPTEAASRKRRRPRRRRRVNGAESESPEAPRGKRWKADGQDAGAAGPRRAGRAGSLRGASDPVLTRCPAGVCRAESSEEAPGERSPRAKAAPDGRVPEEAAGPLAPGLVLGGFGRRKAPKVQPFLPKWLAEPSCVRKNVTEDLVPIEDIPEVHPDLQKQLRAHGISSYFPVQAAVIPALLESAACGFLVGRGGYRPSDLCVSAPTGSGKTLAFVIPVVQALLSRVVCHVRALVVLPTKELAQQVSRVFNIYTDATPLRVSLVTGQKSVAKEQESLVQKTADGYRCLADIVVATPGRLVDHIDQTPGFSLQQLRFLIIDEADRMIDSMHQSWLPRVVAAAFQSEDPADPCALLQRRQAQAVTAASTCCPQMPLQKLLFSATLTQNPEKLQQLGLHQPRLFSTGLAHRGPEETGGDRESGKYAFPVGLTHHYVPCSLSSKPLVILHLVLEMGFSRVLCFTNSRENSHRLFLLVQAFGGVDVAEFSSRYGPGQRRAILKQFEQGKIQLLISTDATARGIDVQGVELVVNYDAPQYLRTYVHRVGRTARAGKTGQAFTLLLKVQERRFLRMLAEAGAPALQRHELPGKLLRPLVSRYEEALSQLEESVKGPAA, encoded by the exons ATGGCGTTGTTCTACGTCGCGCGGTACCCGGGTCCCGAGACGGCGGCAGATGCGGGGGCGGAGGGGGCGGAGGTCGGGGCGCAAGGTCGGGCCCGCACGCTGCTCGAGCGGCTGCAGAGCCGGGCCCGCGAGCGGCAGCAGCAGCGGGAGCCCGCGCCGACCGAGGCGGCTGCACCGACCGAAGCGGCAAGCAGGAAGCGACGGCGgccccggcggcggcggcgggtgAACGGCGCGGAGTCGGAAAGCCCGGAGGCGCCTCGGGGAAAGCGGTGGAAGGCGGACGGCCAGGACGCGGGCGCAGCTGGGCCGCGGCGCGCGGGGCGAGCGGGTTCCCTCCGAGGCGCCAGCGACCCGGTGCTGACGCGCTGCCCAGCAGGTGTCTGCCGGGCTGAAAGCAGCGAGGAGGCGCCGGGGGAGCGCAGCCCCCGCGCCAAGGCGGCTCCAGACGGACGGGTCCCGGAGGAGGCGGCCGGACCCCTGGCTCCCGGCCTGGTGCTCGGTGGATTCGGGAGGAGGAAGGCGCCGAAG GTCCAGCCTTTCCTGCCTAAGTGGCTGGCTGAGCCCAGCTGTGTCAGAAAGAATGTCACCGAAGACCTGGTTCCTATTGAGGACATCCCTGAGGTCCACCCTGACCTGCAGAAGCAGCTACGGGCACACGGCATCTCGTCCTACTTTCCAG TGCAGGCAGCTGTGATTCCCGCTCTCCTGGAGAGTGCGGCCTGCGGGTTCCTGGTGGGCAGAGGCGGCTACCGGCCTAGCGACCTCTGTGTTTCTGCTCCAACAGGCAGTGGGAAGACGCTGGCCTTCGTCATCCCTGTGGTACAG GCCCTGCTGTCAAGGGTGGTGTGCCATGTCCGTGCCCTGGTTGTGCTGCCCACCAAGGAGCTGGCCCAGCAG GTGAGCAGAGTCTTCAACATCTACACAGACGCCACACCTCTGAGAGTGTCCCTGGTTACAGGACAGAAGTCTGTGGCCAAGGAGCAGGAGAGCCTTGTGCAGAAAAC AGCTGACGGGTACCGCTGCTTGGCTGACATTGTGGTGGCCACTCCCGGCCGCCTGGTGGATCACATAGACCAGACCCCGGGATTCAGCCTCCAGCAGCTCCGGTTCCTG aTCATTGACGAGGCAGACCGTATGATTGACAGCATGCATCAGTCCTGGCTGCCACGGGTGGTGGCGGCCGCCTTCCAGAGCGAGGACCCTGCAGACCCCTGTGCCCTGCTCCAGCGAAGGCAGGCCCAGGCTGTGACAGCCGCCAG CACTTGCTGTCCCCAGATGCCCCTGCAGAAGCTGCTCTTCTCAGCCACTCTGACCCAGAACCCCGAAAAGCTGCAGCAGCTAGGCCTCCACCAGCCCCGGCTTTTCTCCACAGGGCTGGCACATAGGGGCCCGGAAGAGACAGGCGGGGACAGGGAATCAGGGAAGTATGCCTTCCCTGTTGGGCTCACA CACCACTACGTGCCCTGCAGCCTCAGCTCTAAGCCGCTGGTCATCCTGCACCTGGTCCTGGAGATGGGCTTCTCGAGGGTTCTTTGCTTCACTAACTCCCGAGAGAACTCCCACAG GCTCTTCCTGCTGGTGCAAGCTTTTGGGGGTGTGGATGTGGCTGAGTTCTCCTCGCGCTACGGGCCTGGCCAGAGGAGGGCGATCCTGAAGCAGTTTGAACAGGGGAAGATCCAGCT GCTCATCAGCACGGACGCCACTGCCCGGGGCATCGACGTGCAGGGCGTGGAGCTGGTGGTGAACTACGACGCCCCCCAGTACCTGAGAACCTATGTGCACCG GGTCGGGAGGACGGCCCGAGCTGGGAAAACCGGACAGGCCTTCACACTCCTCCTGAAAGTGCAG GAGAGGAGATTCCTCCGGATGCTGGCTGAAGCTGGGGCGCCTGCATTGCAGCGGCATGAGCTACCTGGCAAGCTGCTGCGGCCGCTGGTGTCCAGGTACGAGGAGGCGCTGTCCCAGCTGGAGGAGTCTGTCAAG GGCCCCGCGGCATGA
- the DDX51 gene encoding ATP-dependent RNA helicase DDX51 isoform X1 encodes MALFYVARYPGPETAADAGAEGAEVGAQGRARTLLERLQSRARERQQQREPAPTEAAAPTEAASRKRRRPRRRRRVNGAESESPEAPRGKRWKADGQDAGAAGPRRAGRAGSLRGASDPVLTRCPAGVCRAESSEEAPGERSPRAKAAPDGRVPEEAAGPLAPGLVLGGFGRRKAPKVQPFLPKWLAEPSCVRKNVTEDLVPIEDIPEVHPDLQKQLRAHGISSYFPVQAAVIPALLESAACGFLVGRGGYRPSDLCVSAPTGSGKTLAFVIPVVQALLSRVVCHVRALVVLPTKELAQQVSRVFNIYTDATPLRVSLVTGQKSVAKEQESLVQKTADGYRCLADIVVATPGRLVDHIDQTPGFSLQQLRFLIIDEADRMIDSMHQSWLPRVVAAAFQSEDPADPCALLQRRQAQAVTAASTCCPQMPLQKLLFSATLTQNPEKLQQLGLHQPRLFSTGLAHRGPEETGGDRESGKYAFPVGLTHHYVPCSLSSKPLVILHLVLEMGFSRVLCFTNSRENSHRLFLLVQAFGGVDVAEFSSRYGPGQRRAILKQFEQGKIQLLISTDATARGIDVQGVELVVNYDAPQYLRTYVHRVGRTARAGKTGQAFTLLLKVQERRFLRMLAEAGAPALQRHELPGKLLRPLVSRYEEALSQLEESVKEERKQKAA; translated from the exons ATGGCGTTGTTCTACGTCGCGCGGTACCCGGGTCCCGAGACGGCGGCAGATGCGGGGGCGGAGGGGGCGGAGGTCGGGGCGCAAGGTCGGGCCCGCACGCTGCTCGAGCGGCTGCAGAGCCGGGCCCGCGAGCGGCAGCAGCAGCGGGAGCCCGCGCCGACCGAGGCGGCTGCACCGACCGAAGCGGCAAGCAGGAAGCGACGGCGgccccggcggcggcggcgggtgAACGGCGCGGAGTCGGAAAGCCCGGAGGCGCCTCGGGGAAAGCGGTGGAAGGCGGACGGCCAGGACGCGGGCGCAGCTGGGCCGCGGCGCGCGGGGCGAGCGGGTTCCCTCCGAGGCGCCAGCGACCCGGTGCTGACGCGCTGCCCAGCAGGTGTCTGCCGGGCTGAAAGCAGCGAGGAGGCGCCGGGGGAGCGCAGCCCCCGCGCCAAGGCGGCTCCAGACGGACGGGTCCCGGAGGAGGCGGCCGGACCCCTGGCTCCCGGCCTGGTGCTCGGTGGATTCGGGAGGAGGAAGGCGCCGAAG GTCCAGCCTTTCCTGCCTAAGTGGCTGGCTGAGCCCAGCTGTGTCAGAAAGAATGTCACCGAAGACCTGGTTCCTATTGAGGACATCCCTGAGGTCCACCCTGACCTGCAGAAGCAGCTACGGGCACACGGCATCTCGTCCTACTTTCCAG TGCAGGCAGCTGTGATTCCCGCTCTCCTGGAGAGTGCGGCCTGCGGGTTCCTGGTGGGCAGAGGCGGCTACCGGCCTAGCGACCTCTGTGTTTCTGCTCCAACAGGCAGTGGGAAGACGCTGGCCTTCGTCATCCCTGTGGTACAG GCCCTGCTGTCAAGGGTGGTGTGCCATGTCCGTGCCCTGGTTGTGCTGCCCACCAAGGAGCTGGCCCAGCAG GTGAGCAGAGTCTTCAACATCTACACAGACGCCACACCTCTGAGAGTGTCCCTGGTTACAGGACAGAAGTCTGTGGCCAAGGAGCAGGAGAGCCTTGTGCAGAAAAC AGCTGACGGGTACCGCTGCTTGGCTGACATTGTGGTGGCCACTCCCGGCCGCCTGGTGGATCACATAGACCAGACCCCGGGATTCAGCCTCCAGCAGCTCCGGTTCCTG aTCATTGACGAGGCAGACCGTATGATTGACAGCATGCATCAGTCCTGGCTGCCACGGGTGGTGGCGGCCGCCTTCCAGAGCGAGGACCCTGCAGACCCCTGTGCCCTGCTCCAGCGAAGGCAGGCCCAGGCTGTGACAGCCGCCAG CACTTGCTGTCCCCAGATGCCCCTGCAGAAGCTGCTCTTCTCAGCCACTCTGACCCAGAACCCCGAAAAGCTGCAGCAGCTAGGCCTCCACCAGCCCCGGCTTTTCTCCACAGGGCTGGCACATAGGGGCCCGGAAGAGACAGGCGGGGACAGGGAATCAGGGAAGTATGCCTTCCCTGTTGGGCTCACA CACCACTACGTGCCCTGCAGCCTCAGCTCTAAGCCGCTGGTCATCCTGCACCTGGTCCTGGAGATGGGCTTCTCGAGGGTTCTTTGCTTCACTAACTCCCGAGAGAACTCCCACAG GCTCTTCCTGCTGGTGCAAGCTTTTGGGGGTGTGGATGTGGCTGAGTTCTCCTCGCGCTACGGGCCTGGCCAGAGGAGGGCGATCCTGAAGCAGTTTGAACAGGGGAAGATCCAGCT GCTCATCAGCACGGACGCCACTGCCCGGGGCATCGACGTGCAGGGCGTGGAGCTGGTGGTGAACTACGACGCCCCCCAGTACCTGAGAACCTATGTGCACCG GGTCGGGAGGACGGCCCGAGCTGGGAAAACCGGACAGGCCTTCACACTCCTCCTGAAAGTGCAG GAGAGGAGATTCCTCCGGATGCTGGCTGAAGCTGGGGCGCCTGCATTGCAGCGGCATGAGCTACCTGGCAAGCTGCTGCGGCCGCTGGTGTCCAGGTACGAGGAGGCGCTGTCCCAGCTGGAGGAGTCTGTCAAG GAAGAGCGCAAGCAGAAGGCGGCCTAG
- the LOC144577705 gene encoding uncharacterized protein LOC144577705, with product MAKSGPPSAARQEDTVPAVPRVSGSRGQCRPHADPPLPETYVDLSVWTAQAEPVSKFPPACSLLREGCKDPWKPRPRCRPEHRAALGKAPGPWAMRNAQDRPARCTPAAHGACPSLLPPVWPGPELPVCIPSGMEPFKPSGKSNHGEAALLSGVNNQGSLSHGQGS from the exons ATGGCCAAGAGTGGCCCACCCTCTGCAGCCCGCCAGGAGGACACCGTTCCTGCCGTCCCCCGTGTCTCAGGCTCCCGAGGCCAGTGCAGGCCACAtgcag ACCCGCCCCTTCCGGAGACATATGTAGACCTGAGTGTGTGGACGGCTCAGGCTGAGCCTGTATCCAAGTTCCCTCCTGCCTGTTCTCTGCTCCGTGAAGGTTGCAAGGACCCCTGGAAGCCCCGCCCCAGATGCAGGCCTGAGCACCGAGCCG CCCTGGGGAAGGCTCCAGGACCCTGGGCCATGCGGAACGCCCAGGACCGGCCTGCCCGATGCACCCCAGCTGCCCACGGAGcctgcccttccctcctcccacctgtgTGGCCAGGTCCAGAGCTTCCAGTCTGCATACCCAGTGGCATGGAACCATTCAAACCCTCCGGAAAGAGCAATCACGGTGAAGCCGCCTTGTTGTCTGGGGTAAATAACCAAGGTTCTCTGTCTCACGGCCAAGGAAGCTGA
- the NOC4L gene encoding nucleolar complex protein 4 homolog encodes MEREPGAAGARRALGRRLEAVLASRSEANAVFDILAVLQSEDHEEIQEAVRTCSRLFGALLERGELFVGQLPSEEMVMIGSRGAMRKYKVWMRHRYHSCCSRLGELLGHPSFQVKELALGTLMKFVQLEGVHPLEKPKWEGNYLFPQDLFKLVVGGLLSPEEDQSLLLSQFREYLDHDDIRYHTMRAAVDTVARITGQHPEVPLTFWNNAFTLLSAVSLPRREPTASSFYVKRAELSDTWKVAHLKEHRKAFQAMWLNFLKHKLPLSLYKKVLVIVHDAILPQLAQPRLMIDFLTRACDLGGALSLLALNGLFILIHKHNLEYPDFYRKLYGLLDPSVFHVKYRARFFHLADLFLSSSHLPAYLVAAFAKRLARLALTAPPEALLMVLPFICNLLCRHPACRVLVHRPHGPELDADPYDAREEDPAQSRALESSLWELQALQRHYHPEVSKAASVINQALSVPEVSIAPLLELTAYEIFERDLKKKGREPVPLEYLPAQGLLGRPGDICAQHFTLS; translated from the exons ATGGAGCGGGAGCCGGGCGCCGCGGGCGCTCGCCGGGCGCTGGGCCGCCGGCTGGAGGCGGTGCTGGCGAGCCGCAGTGAGGCCAACGCCGTTTTCGACATCCTGGCGGTGCTGCAA TCTGAGGACCACGAGGAGATCCAGGAAGCAGTCCGCACGTGCAGCCGTCTTTTTGGGGCATTGCTAGAGCGGGGAGAGCTGTTTGTGGGCCAGCTGCCCTCTGAGGAGATGGTCATGATAG GGTCCAGGGGAGCCATGCGCAAGTACAAGGTGTGGATGAGACACCGCTATCATAGTTGCTGCAGTCGCCTGGGGGAGCTCCTGGGGCACCCCTCTTTTCAGGTCAAG GAGCTGGCCCTGGGCACACTCATGAAGTTTGTGCAGCTGGAAGGAGTGCACCCGCTGGAGAAGCCCAAGTGGGAAGGCAATTACCTGTTCCCCCAAGACCTCTTCAAG CTGGTGGTGGGAGGCCTGCTGTCTCCTGAGGAGGACCAAAGCCTGCTCCTGTCCCAGTTCCGGGAGTACTTGGACCATGATGACATCCGCTACCACACCATGCGGGCAGCCGTGGACACCGTGGCCCGGATCACTGGTCAGCACCCCGAG GTGCCCCTCACCTTCTGGAACAATGCCTTCACGCTGCTGTCCGCTGTGAGCCTGCCCCGCCGGGAGCCCACTGCCTCTAGCTTCTACGTAAAGCGCGCGG AGCTGTCGGACACCTGGAAGGTCGCTCACCTGAAG GAGCACAGGAAGGCTTTCCAGGCCATGTGGCTCAACTTCCTGAAGCACAAG ctgcccctcAGCCTCTACAAGAAGGTGCTGGTGATCGTGCATGATGCCATCCTGCCCCAGCTGGCACAGCCAAGGCTCATGATTGACTTCCTCACCCGAGCCTGTGACCTGG GGGGTGCTCTCAGCCTCTTGGCCTTGAATGGGCTGTTTATCCTGATTCACAAGCACAACCT GGAGTACCCCGACTTCTACCGGAAGCTATACGGCCTCCTGGATCCCTCCGTCTTTCACGTCAAGTACCGAGCCCGCTTCTTCCACCTGGCTGACCTCTTCCTGTCATCCTC CCACCTCCCTGCCTACCTGGTGGCCGCCTTCGCCAAGCGCCTGGCCCGCCTGGCTCTGACGGCTCCCCCCGAGGCCCTGCTCATGGTCCTGCCCTTCATCTGCAACCTGCTGTGCCGGCACCCCGCCTGCCGCGTCCTGGTGCACCGCCCACACGGGCCTG AGTTGGATGCTGACCCCTACGATGCCAGAGAGGAGGACCCGGCCCAGAGCCGGGCCCTGGAGAGCTCCCTGTGGGAGCTACAG GCCCTCCAACGCCACTACCACCCTGAGGTGTCCAAAGCCGCCAGTGTCATCAACCAGGCCCTGTCGGTGCCCGAGGTCAGCATCGCGCCGCTGCTGGAGCTCACGGCCTATGAG ATCTTTGAGCGGGACCTGAAGAAGAAAGGGCGGGAGCCAGTGCCCCTGGAGTATCTTCCAGCCCAGGGGCTGCTGGGACGGCCGGGCGATATCTGTGCCCAGCACTTCACGCTCAGCTGA
- the DDX51 gene encoding ATP-dependent RNA helicase DDX51 isoform X3 — MALFYVARYPGPETAADAGAEGAEVGAQGRARTLLERLQSRARERQQQREPAPTEAAAPTEAASRKRRRPRRRRRVNGAESESPEAPRGKRWKADGQDAGAAGPRRAGRAGSLRGASDPVLTRCPAGVCRAESSEEAPGERSPRAKAAPDGRVPEEAAGPLAPGLVLGGFGRRKAPKVQPFLPKWLAEPSCVRKNVTEDLVPIEDIPEVHPDLQKQLRAHGISSYFPVQAAVIPALLESAACGFLVGRGGYRPSDLCVSAPTGSGKTLAFVIPVVQALLSRVVCHVRALVVLPTKELAQQVSRVFNIYTDATPLRVSLVTGQKSVAKEQESLVQKTADGYRCLADIVVATPGRLVDHIDQTPGFSLQQLRFLIIDEADRMIDSMHQSWLPRVVAAAFQSEDPADPCALLQRRQAQAVTAASTCCPQMPLQKLLFSATLTQNPEKLQQLGLHQPRLFSTGLAHRGPEETGGDRESGKYAFPVGLTHHYVPCSLSSKPLVILHLVLEMGFSRVLCFTNSRENSHRLFLLVQAFGGVDVAEFSSRYGPGQRRAILKQFEQGKIQLLISTDATARGIDVQGVELVVNYDAPQYLRTYVHRVGRTARAGKTGQAFTLLLKVQERRFLRMLAEAGAPALQRHELPGKLLRPLVSRYEEALSQLEESVKGN; from the exons ATGGCGTTGTTCTACGTCGCGCGGTACCCGGGTCCCGAGACGGCGGCAGATGCGGGGGCGGAGGGGGCGGAGGTCGGGGCGCAAGGTCGGGCCCGCACGCTGCTCGAGCGGCTGCAGAGCCGGGCCCGCGAGCGGCAGCAGCAGCGGGAGCCCGCGCCGACCGAGGCGGCTGCACCGACCGAAGCGGCAAGCAGGAAGCGACGGCGgccccggcggcggcggcgggtgAACGGCGCGGAGTCGGAAAGCCCGGAGGCGCCTCGGGGAAAGCGGTGGAAGGCGGACGGCCAGGACGCGGGCGCAGCTGGGCCGCGGCGCGCGGGGCGAGCGGGTTCCCTCCGAGGCGCCAGCGACCCGGTGCTGACGCGCTGCCCAGCAGGTGTCTGCCGGGCTGAAAGCAGCGAGGAGGCGCCGGGGGAGCGCAGCCCCCGCGCCAAGGCGGCTCCAGACGGACGGGTCCCGGAGGAGGCGGCCGGACCCCTGGCTCCCGGCCTGGTGCTCGGTGGATTCGGGAGGAGGAAGGCGCCGAAG GTCCAGCCTTTCCTGCCTAAGTGGCTGGCTGAGCCCAGCTGTGTCAGAAAGAATGTCACCGAAGACCTGGTTCCTATTGAGGACATCCCTGAGGTCCACCCTGACCTGCAGAAGCAGCTACGGGCACACGGCATCTCGTCCTACTTTCCAG TGCAGGCAGCTGTGATTCCCGCTCTCCTGGAGAGTGCGGCCTGCGGGTTCCTGGTGGGCAGAGGCGGCTACCGGCCTAGCGACCTCTGTGTTTCTGCTCCAACAGGCAGTGGGAAGACGCTGGCCTTCGTCATCCCTGTGGTACAG GCCCTGCTGTCAAGGGTGGTGTGCCATGTCCGTGCCCTGGTTGTGCTGCCCACCAAGGAGCTGGCCCAGCAG GTGAGCAGAGTCTTCAACATCTACACAGACGCCACACCTCTGAGAGTGTCCCTGGTTACAGGACAGAAGTCTGTGGCCAAGGAGCAGGAGAGCCTTGTGCAGAAAAC AGCTGACGGGTACCGCTGCTTGGCTGACATTGTGGTGGCCACTCCCGGCCGCCTGGTGGATCACATAGACCAGACCCCGGGATTCAGCCTCCAGCAGCTCCGGTTCCTG aTCATTGACGAGGCAGACCGTATGATTGACAGCATGCATCAGTCCTGGCTGCCACGGGTGGTGGCGGCCGCCTTCCAGAGCGAGGACCCTGCAGACCCCTGTGCCCTGCTCCAGCGAAGGCAGGCCCAGGCTGTGACAGCCGCCAG CACTTGCTGTCCCCAGATGCCCCTGCAGAAGCTGCTCTTCTCAGCCACTCTGACCCAGAACCCCGAAAAGCTGCAGCAGCTAGGCCTCCACCAGCCCCGGCTTTTCTCCACAGGGCTGGCACATAGGGGCCCGGAAGAGACAGGCGGGGACAGGGAATCAGGGAAGTATGCCTTCCCTGTTGGGCTCACA CACCACTACGTGCCCTGCAGCCTCAGCTCTAAGCCGCTGGTCATCCTGCACCTGGTCCTGGAGATGGGCTTCTCGAGGGTTCTTTGCTTCACTAACTCCCGAGAGAACTCCCACAG GCTCTTCCTGCTGGTGCAAGCTTTTGGGGGTGTGGATGTGGCTGAGTTCTCCTCGCGCTACGGGCCTGGCCAGAGGAGGGCGATCCTGAAGCAGTTTGAACAGGGGAAGATCCAGCT GCTCATCAGCACGGACGCCACTGCCCGGGGCATCGACGTGCAGGGCGTGGAGCTGGTGGTGAACTACGACGCCCCCCAGTACCTGAGAACCTATGTGCACCG GGTCGGGAGGACGGCCCGAGCTGGGAAAACCGGACAGGCCTTCACACTCCTCCTGAAAGTGCAG GAGAGGAGATTCCTCCGGATGCTGGCTGAAGCTGGGGCGCCTGCATTGCAGCGGCATGAGCTACCTGGCAAGCTGCTGCGGCCGCTGGTGTCCAGGTACGAGGAGGCGCTGTCCCAGCTGGAGGAGTCTGTCAAG GGGAACTAA